The window CAGACCCTTTCTGCATGTACAGCCTCAGCATCGAGTAAGTTGATTAGAAACAGAAAAAAGCCAAATATGATTCATACCATCTGATTCGGAGGTAGATTTGATCACGATATTCCTGCAAGAACACCAATTCATCGTGAAATTATGACGTTCTATAATTTCTAAGGATTCGTGGTATGTCAGTTACATGAGCAACTTTCTCTTCAACTGCCACCAAAATCGGATGGGCACTTGAATTTGGACCAACTAAATCATACAATTACAGTACATGAGCCGACCCAACAATATGGCTTACACCAAGGGAAGGCATCCCTCTCTCCTATAGAATCTAATAGCACAACTTGCTGCAGCCACACATTGGGCTTGCAATTCAGATTAAAAGTTTCGTGTGAGCCTGGTGCAGATGGAGGCCAATCCGTGGATTCATACTGCAGTTGGCAATTCCAGCAGTCTTAGCTAAGccacttgctgctgctgctgatgctgTGCTCAGGTGAtgtgatttctttttcatatcaagACAAAGATTGTCTGGCCTTATTTTTACCCAACATGCTCATCAGATACAAAAGCAGCAACAGGCAGGAAATGCCTCCTAGATATTATAGTAACCTGAATTCCCACTTAACCACTAATCAGAATCAGTATCTATTGACAGATACAACCGAGGCCTGACAGACCGTGGCTGGCCAGGAGAAACAGACCTTTGATTTTTTGAATTTGCTTTCTTGCCTTCATTATTATTCATGCTCAACAGCAAAGAAGCTGCATGCACAAAATGAGAAGATAGGAATTTAAAGCCAAAACAAGATCAACCATAAGATATGCTAAAAGAACTTTGGATCACTTAGTAGACAAGATTATGCACAAtgcagaattaaaataaaaaaaaatacaacaaaGTAATACAGTCATGTGAAAGGCAAGACAGAAGTTCAAGTAATAGTGTGATCAAACAAAACTAATTTCGGAAATTAAAAGACAAGATCGCATTCCAAAAGCAAATGATATCGATTAATTGCCTTCATAATGTCTGCTCATATGGGGGCTTATCTTTTAAGATAGGCAAAGTGCACAATTCATACGGCAAAATAACAGGACCCTATATACTGTCCTCAGCATTTGCCAACCAGGAAGTATAAGCTTTTTGCACGAGTAGCTACAGGACCACCAATGTTACTATAATTAAACCACTATGTGAAATGTGAAAAAGTACCCATACTCTTCCAAGGAAATTGCACCTTTTTAAAGTTTATTTTCATGTCATACTACATAAAGTGTAACTTTTTGTAAGCTTAAGGATCATCCAATGTAGAACTTTCATAGGTTAATTTTTTAAGCAATATAAAACAATCACTTGCAAACTCTAGATTGCAGAATAATAGATGTCTCTGTGATCAAAATTGATTTAAACATGACACTGATATAGTCATTGGTATAAAAGAGACAAAATTAGCTATAGTGAGAAGGTACAGACCAGCATCATCTAATAAGTCCATTCGAGTCTCCTTTGATGTGACCTGTTGTCTTGAAGTCAATCCATTTGATGGCACGGAGTCGCCATGACCTCCGCCAGCAGCTAGTCTAAGAGATATCCAATCATCAGAATTGATCCCATTCGGTAGATCAGTGCCGTCAATCAAGTCATCCTGAAGGGTAACTCCAACTGGCTGattaggaagaaaaatttgcagaGAGGGATCATCATTTGCAAAAGCGAGGGGATTATCAACCAAGCTTCCCTGCATTCCAGTACCAGTATGACAGTTAGAAAGATCTGGCACTCGACAAGTATCTTCTATGTCATTAGTTGGTGTCAAACCATAGTCATTGACCGGTGCACAGCCAAGGGAACTATGTGTATCGGCTAAAACATCTGCGACCTCTGTTCCAAACAGTTGAAAGCCAGGACCTGACTGAGGGCATGTTTGCATTGGCCAGATTGGGATCCCAAATTCATCAGTATTGTTAAATAATTCAAGGAATGAAGTTCCACTTGTCTCTGGACCGGTATTTTCAGAGTATCTTTCTGAAACCCCAGGATGGTTGGGAAAAGGGATTGTATCATTACCAACTGGATGACTGTCATATGCAGGTTCAGGAGAAATTAGAGTAAGATTATCTTCATCAGAGTCACTCAAGAAAATCACATCTGTATCTTTTACGGGTGCAGGACTTCTTTCTTGAACCCCATATGTTGGAtcaagattgagagagaaagaatcaaATTCGTGGCCATTGTTCAATGACAAACCCAAAGTCCCCCCAACATCTTGATTTACACTTGGATCTTCCCCATCTTTGTAACTTCCAGTCGCGCTACTGCTCATATTTATTAAGTTCTGATGATGATTGTCAAGCCTTCCAAGAATAGGACTCTCAGAGGACAGAAGCCTACTGTCTTCAAGTCTTCCATTTAGAGTTGGCTTCATTCCTAAATCCAGACGTAAGCGCCTATCTGAAGGACTTTTCTCATTCATATATCTTAGATTATCCAAGTGAGGTTTTACGTCTGCATCTGTAATAGCACATAGAGTACCATCAGGCAAATGCCATTTAGAAAGATCTGTAGATTCAAGTTCATTCTTTACACGCCAAGTGCCATCAGGCTTCACATCGATCTCAGTTACATCTTCTCCACAACTTTGCAACTGTTACCACCATATGAAAAGAAAGTGTTCTTCAGTATGTAAATAAACTGAGTAACAAAACAAAGCTCTAGGAAGACCTACCATAGAAGAAATACGATTGAAGTATGGATCAATAATGATGTTCTCAAGGGAATAGTTCTTAAGGCATATTGGACATTGCCACTGCATGAAAGCAAAAAATTTAACTGAGCAACAACAGAGAAGATAACAGAGGAAAGAGAAGGCATCGTGGAATAAGCATAACCTTCCGAGACCGACGGTTAAGTTCAACAAAAGTTCCCAGATCGAAACAGCCCATGTGAACACAAGGCTTGAACCTGCCTGCTATTCTTATCCGAGATCCACTCATCTGCAAGTATATAATGAAAAGAAATCAATTGGCTTTCTAAGAAAGCCGAAAGTCGTGAAGAACTAAATTTTGCTCGTCTGTCATTAGGTGCATGGGACATCAGGAGAGAGACTCAGCTTGCTGACATTTGtactcatgcaataaaatataatCATAACATGACAAAGGTCACACACAACAAGCACTTTGGATCAAAATTTTGTTAACCTTATTCAGttcaagacatcaaatcatctgcTGGACAAAAGTTTCATATTTTCATGTCAGAATTGATCAACTGGCATGGATTGTTTAGAGACAACACATAACGTAGTGTTCATGGGTGCTAAACATTGGCTTCTAAAAGAGTTTCTCCTAGAAGATTGTTTCCCAAACTAGGTCTTATAATGATAACATCTGTGATGTTGAGTTATAATGATAATTATGAAGACCTTGATTGCATGGATTATGTGATCCTTTCCTATGTTACCTTTTATAATGAGCATGTCTCAAGGTCAACTTTGTTTCAGATAGCTAAACTTCAACTTAATGCCTTCAGTACACAATCCAATTAAATTAGTAGCATGTGCATGCTGTCCCACAAGTTCTGTTCATGTTTGATATAATAATGTTGAACCAAACTTCCACTTACCGGGCAACGAAGATTCACTGCAACAGATTCAGCTACCACTTCTATATCACTATCACTATCTGCATTCTCAGTAGCAGCTCCACCACCAATGCAACGACAAACACGGGCAAGAGCATCCTGAAAAGTCTCACCTTCTGCTTCCTTCGGCACCAGACTAAGAACCTAAATGAAGAACTAGTTGCTTAAAACAAAAACCAATTGATTTAACATCAAAACCaccaaaaaaaaacaaagaaattgaCATTCAGAAGTTATGATAAAGACTGCCTCCTTCACAACTGATGGAACTGcataaaaaatcatgtcatgaagaacaaGCGACATCTGAATcaaaaacattcttatcaaagttTTCTGATTATCATACATACTATTCACAATCAAGGATGCTAAATGAGTTGAAAGGTGCAGCTGTGCCTTCTTGTAGATGTAATCTTATAAATGTAAGCAAGTCACCAATACATATAAAAACATCTTCCTCCTTCTACATGGTTCCTATAACTagcaaaataattataaatatatattaccaAGATGAGCACAAAAAGTTCTAGACTTTGTCTTCAATGGATACCTAGCTACTAAGTCCAATAACAGAATGATAAAGCAACTAGCAACCACTTAAGTAACATCTGAACAGAGGTGTATTATCACCAATGAACAATTTGACTCCAGATAAAGAAGTATGTTACTAAATATAGTAAATACAGCAAAATTACCTGTGGAACCGTGCGTCTCTTTGCAAGTCTGATCCCAAAACAGAATATACGAGCATCACACCTTGATAAAACAATTTTGTTAATTCCTTCCTTGCTAAATGTGGTGATCTGAGATGACAAGTCAAAGAGCAGGAAATAAACGAGTTAAATATGGGGGAAGAGCTAAAATAAGCAAAAGGAGTGCAACCTACAGAACTAGGAGATTTCTGGCATTATATTCAGGTTGCTTGTTCTCTAAAAATTTATTGACTTTCTGGATTCATGATTTGGTGTTCAGTAATAGCAATTACAGAAAAGAGAAAAGGAAAATTTAATTAAAGATATCCAATTACCCTAAACAGAGTGGACATAATTTTCCATGACAATGACAACACAAATGATTGCAGAAAGAATATTGTAAGGCTCAAAATTCAATGAAATTAAAAATGCATTGGCTGCAGGGCCAGACTAAAAATTCTAGCTAGTACCAATTAATACAGATTTTGCAACACAGAGAAAACAAGGAACTAACCACTGGACCATCATCCCGACCATTGATTCCCAACAACTGTGAGCCTGGTCTAGTAACCACTCTGACTGAATCACCTGTTTAGCATATGAAAGATATGCATATATAAATAATTGTCAATATCTAAAGTACACAAATCATCAAATCTCTATGAAAGTAGTAGTGTACTATTTTAATATAAATGCTAGCAGACTAAATTTTACTACACAAAAAATAGTGTATGCTTAGTTGATCCATGCTTTTGAGTCATGGTATATGTAAACCTACTTGGTCTCTTACTTCATAGGATATGTTGATCTTGGGTCTTACCAATCATTCATTTTGTGTAATTGGATCAGGA of the Musa acuminata AAA Group cultivar baxijiao chromosome BXJ2-10, Cavendish_Baxijiao_AAA, whole genome shotgun sequence genome contains:
- the LOC135624767 gene encoding E3 SUMO-protein ligase SIZ1-like → MDLVASCRDKLAYFRIKELKDVLTQLGLAKQGKKQDLVDRILALLLDEQVHKPQVWGRRNFIGKEAVAKIIDDTYRKMQNPGATDLASKSHSGSEFPHVKPKEEVDSYKPDMKVHCLCGKSSDSESMVQCEDPQCRVWQHISCVIIPEKPLEGVSLEVPSHFYCEMCRINRADPFWVTTGHLLHPVKFMYSGIADGTITVQNVERTFQLSRSDKELLQRPEYDLQVWCLLLNDKVPFRMQWPQQAELQVNGDSVRVVTRPGSQLLGINGRDDGPVITTFSKEGINKIVLSRCDARIFCFGIRLAKRRTVPQVLSLVPKEAEGETFQDALARVCRCIGGGAATENADSDSDIEVVAESVAVNLRCPMSGSRIRIAGRFKPCVHMGCFDLGTFVELNRRSRKWQCPICLKNYSLENIIIDPYFNRISSMLQSCGEDVTEIDVKPDGTWRVKNELESTDLSKWHLPDGTLCAITDADVKPHLDNLRYMNEKSPSDRRLRLDLGMKPTLNGRLEDSRLLSSESPILGRLDNHHQNLINMSSSATGSYKDGEDPSVNQDVGGTLGLSLNNGHEFDSFSLNLDPTYGVQERSPAPVKDTDVIFLSDSDEDNLTLISPEPAYDSHPVGNDTIPFPNHPGVSERYSENTGPETSGTSFLELFNNTDEFGIPIWPMQTCPQSGPGFQLFGTEVADVLADTHSSLGCAPVNDYGLTPTNDIEDTCRVPDLSNCHTGTGMQGSLVDNPLAFANDDPSLQIFLPNQPVGVTLQDDLIDGTDLPNGINSDDWISLRLAAGGGHGDSVPSNGLTSRQQVTSKETRMDLLDDAASLLLSMNNNEGKKANSKNQRSVSPGQPRSVRPRLYLSIDTDSD